A section of the Paramisgurnus dabryanus chromosome 4, PD_genome_1.1, whole genome shotgun sequence genome encodes:
- the foxe1 gene encoding forkhead box protein E1, which produces MPVVKVESDSPSETTLPVNDSQRAEPQRGRRRKRPLQRGKPPYSYIALISMAIANSPDRKLTLGGIYKFITERFPFYRDNSKKWQNSIRHNLTLNDCFIKIPREPGRPGKGNYWALDPNAEDMFESGSFLRRRKRFKRSDFTTYSTYVHESPVFPSVQIARSAYANTVYSNMAMSPPYAQQLPSAYYQSSSPSFDSGQSRVFRINSLIGSPSRMGQTAEMMPQQSCRSFSPESGSCSLGGPGFQHQSCNGDTVLSCCSTSSNNMAFAYSSQGHGQTQVSYPQGSTQTYGPTGRVAISSLSPLAGDAVGDPYGRTSPAQLGSFVQYNTSGPVGSSGPYIRHPAYSGNMDRFVSAT; this is translated from the coding sequence ATGCCTGTGGTTAAAGTGGAGAGTGATTCTCCCTCTGAGACCACTCTTCCAGTGAATGACAGTCAGAGAGCAGAGCCACAAAGGGGGCGGCGGAGGAAGAGGCCACTTCAGCGAGGCAAACCACCGTACAGCTACATAGCTCTGATCTCCATGGCGATTGCTAACTCACCTGACCGCAAGCTCACGCTTGGGGGGATCTACAAGTTCATCACTGAGAGGTTTCCTTTCTATAGGGACAACTCTAAGAAATGGCAGAACTCCATTCGCCATAACTTGACCCTCAATGACTGTTTTATTAAGATCCCGCGAGAGCCTGGTAGACCAGGAAAGGGCAACTACTGGGCACTGGATCCCAACGCAGAAGACATGTTCGAAAGTGGCAGCTTTCTACGCCGTCGAAAACGCTTTAAGCGCAGTGACTTCACTACATATTCAACATACGTGCATGAGTCTCCTGTCTTCCCATCAGTACAGATTGCACGATCAGCCTATGCCAACACTGTCTACTCGAACATGGCAATGAGCCCGCCTTATGCACAACAACTACCTTCCGCCTATTACCAGTCCTCCTCACCAAGCTTTGACTCGGGTCAGTCAAGGGTCTTCAGAATCAATTCTCTCATTGGATCGCCTAGCAGGATGGGTCAAACTGCGGAGATGATGCCTCAGCAGTCATGCCGCAGTTTCAGCCCAGAGAGCGGTTCCTGCAGTTTGGGAGGGCCAGGCTTCCAGCATCAGTCCTGCAATGGTGATACCGTGCTGTCATGCTGCTCTACCTCCTCAAACAACATGGCCTTTGCTTACTCCAGCCAGGGACATGGACAAACTCAGGTATCATACCCACAAGGCAGCACGCAGACCTATGGGCCAACAGGGAGGGTGGCCATCTCCAGTTTGTCTCCCCTTGCTGGTGATGCCGTTGGTGACCCATATGGTCGAACATCTCCAGCACAGCTGGGCTCCTTTGTTCAATACAATACCTCTGGTCCAGTAGGCAGCTCAGGACCTTACATCAGACATCCAGCTTACTCAGGTAACATGGACAGATTCGTGTCAGCCACTTAA